ATACAATTTACTGTCAGCATATTTACAGATGGAAGTGGGGAGAGGACTGATACTCAAAACCACTTTAAAAATGCAATCAGCATTTTCCAACTCTTGTCCCAATTTCCCTAAGAGTAGTCTCATTTTCTGACGTTCGGCAAACTTCACATTTGTCAGTCAGATTGTTCGCTGCAGTTCTTAGGTAAATCTCATGTTGCTCCCAAGAAGTTGCTTAAAAAATTCACTGCCACCCACTTTGGGACAGGCCTGGCTGCAAAGGAAATGGTGTTCCTGGTGTGGAGGGATAGTTGGGAAAGCCATCAGGTTGAGCTGGGTAGCTGTCCAGAGCCGATGCTGAGCGGACCTGGGGAAAGAAGAGCTCATGCAGCTCAGCAAGGACGGCGCTCCCACCCGCACAGTACGCATGCTCATCACAGCAGGGGCAGAAATGCTCCACATGCTCAACCAGTCAGTAGTTGTTTCTCTGCAAATAACCCGTTCTAGTGTCCAGCACAGTATCAGAAGAAGGCAGGAAAGTCTAACTCCATTTTATTAAGTCTCCAAACTGAGATGTAAAATAACCCCACAATTTAGAAAAGCAATTCTTTTGCCTATGACATTATCTTCCTTTGTTACTCTTCTGAAATATGGCAAGCATTATAATAGGTAAGTTTTGGGAGAACTAGTCATTCAATCTCCAGACATTCTGGTAAGAGCTGCTTTTTTGCCAATGTGGGGATAGCAAAATGTTCCATAGGAGTCAGCTATACATATTAACCTTTTACTTATAATGCCAGATGCCACCTCTTACCTGCTGTAACAACGCTGACTGTGCAGCTGCATTATGTTGTAATTCTTGCAAAGATGACTGTGAAGGATTCTGAGAAAACCCAGGGATCCCTGGGAGAGACAGAAGGCCTGGGAAAACAGAACTGCCTGCAGCCTGAAGTCCGGATGATAAACTACAACAATCGACATGAAACAGGTCAGACTCGGGTCCAACAGAAGACGGAAATGCTGCTTTTCTAAGCAAGTAGCATCCTAAGATGGTCAAACAAAACAGAACTGACTCCTCTCCCGGAGGTAGTCACTGGAGTAACCCTATTTTAAAGTACACTACTTCCTAATGCGGTTTGGAATGTAACACTTTCTGCTATTTCAAAAGCAAGTTAACCAAATGCAAGTCTAAAAATTTTGTTTCTGAGCTTTAACATCCTACATATTTAACTTTCATTAGAACATAGAACAGGACCGACCTACAGAAGCTGGGTAGAAGTGACCACGTACCTGGCTTGTGCAACAAGAGCAGAGTTAAAATTGGAACTGAACGCCGAAGCGAAGCCGGGGAGGACCGGAGCTGGTGACGGGGCGCTGGCGGCCACAGGCAGCGGGGTGACGGCGGCCACGGTGGCGGGCGCCTGCAGCCccgggaaggaggggagaggggcagggGCCACGCCAGGGGTGCTGGCGACCGAGAAGCCGGGGTAGGAGGGGTTCGAGGCGGGAAGAGGTCCTTGAGTGACTGAGAAGAGCGAGGGGACGGCGGAGGACAGGTTGAGCGGGAAGGGGGCGGCCGAGGCGGGGGCCGGGGCCGGGAGCCCTGAGAGCACGGCCGCGCTGGAGCTGGGGGGTGGCAGGGGCATGGCCGCGGGGGCGGCGGCCGAGGAGGCGGCCATGAGGGAGCCTGGCAGGGACACGGGCGGATTCAGGGAGGCGCTGCCAGGGAGAGGGAAGCTGCTGGTCAAGGAGGTGAAGGGGGGCAGCGCCGTGAACACGGGGGCGATGGGGGCGGAGGCGGCGTGCGGCGGCAGCGAGATGGACGAGAGGGGGCTGGAGCCATTCAGCGGCGCGCTCAGGCTGGACAGCCCCGACAGCGCGGGGTTAAGGCAAGTGGACAGGCTGATGGGCACCGAGGCCGCGGGGTACGCCCGGCCTAGGGCGCCTGGCAGCCCTAGTGTGCCGTGCGAAGGCGCCCCGGGGTGAGCCGGGCCCTTGAAGGCCGAGGGCGTCGGGCTGGTGGGCTCGGTTTTGATCATGACCGGGACAGCGGTCGCGGCGGGGGAGGCGGCCACGTGGGGCCCGTGCGGCTGCGAGACCGAGCCAGAGCCGCcaccaccaccgccgccgccAACACCGGGGCCGGGCGTGGACGCGGAGGGGGCGGCCGAGGGGGCCTGCGCGCCCGGGAAGGCGGCCGGCGCGGGGGCGGGCGGCCTCTGCGCGGCGTAGCCCTTGCTGGGGGCCAGGGCCGAGGAAGCGGGGCTCGGGCCGGCGAGGGAGGACAGCGAGGCCAGCCCGCTGGTGACCACCGACGACGTGGTGCAGGGACTGCCGGAGTGGGGGTCGTCGGCCGCCAGGAAGCCTTTCAAGGCGGACAGCAGGGGGCTGCTGATCACCTGCGGCCCCGCGGCGCTGGCGATGACCGGCGTCGGGGCGGCCACGCCGTGGGACGTGGGCGCGAAGGGCAGGGGGAGCCCCGCGAAGACGGAGGCCAGGGGCGCGGAGCTCGGGGGGCCGGCGGAGGCCGCACTGGGGCCGGCAGAAAAGGAGTGGCTCGTGGGCGCCGCGCAGGTGGAAGCGAAGGGCTCGCTGGCGGCGGCGAGCGCGGTCCCGGTCCCGGtccgggaggcggcggcggcctGGGGGGCGGGAGCGGGGGCGGACGGCcccggaggcggcggcggcagcaggcCAGAGAAAGCTGCCGGGAGAGGGGCAGGCGCGGGCGCGGCAGCAGCAGGGACAGCGGGCAGTGAAAGTGTCCTGATGACGGTGGGGTTTGGCGTGGAAGGCTGCGGCTGGGGCGCGGGGACGGCCGAGGACACCTGCCCCGCGAACACAGGCAGCACCGGGCTCGCCAGGCTCATTCCCGACGCCGGCGCGGTGGCCTCCGAGGACGCTGATGGATGGCTGGCTGCCTTGACCGGGGACGCAGCGGGTGTGGAAGGATTGGAGCcatgaggaggagagaagagctgAGTTGCTGGGGTGGAAAACGCTGTGGGAGAGAAAAAGGTGAAAATTCATCTCCATGctgaaatgtttaaaagaaacaaatgtgtCATGTTTCAAGAATACCCGAGAAGGGAGGAACAGGCAAGGGCTCACACTGCTGGATTCCACTGCCTGCCGTCAGATACGGATGACCCGTCTCTCAAGTGTCAAAGTGTGGAGGAGCTCACAAACTTCCCTTTCATAAGTTCCCgacatttaaaattcaaaactCTTTGCAACTGTGGTTATCAATGCTAAATTGACTTTTAATGCACTTCACGCCACTGACCTATAAAAATGAGCACATATGAGCCCTTCTCAAAAGCATCCAGGCACTAATTTCCCTCCGGGAGATGTAGACCTTCCCCTACTCACT
The nucleotide sequence above comes from Jaculus jaculus isolate mJacJac1 chromosome 7, mJacJac1.mat.Y.cur, whole genome shotgun sequence. Encoded proteins:
- the Proser1 gene encoding proline and serine-rich protein 1: MDKKSFEMVLDEIRKAVLTEYKLKAIEYVHGYFSSEQVVELLRYFSWAEPQLKAMKALQHKVVAVHPAEVVSVLNCFTFSRDKLAALELLASNIVDAQNSRPIEDLFRINMSEKKRCKRILEQAFKGGCKAPHAMISSCGTIPGNPYPKGRPSRIHGIFPGTPLKKDGEECTNEGKGIAARILGPSKPPPSTYNPHKPVPYPIPPCRPHATIAPSAYNNAGLVPLASVIAPGVPPPPAYTPGAAGTENEDLSSQSKPTQNQTFSTPATQLFSPPHGSNPSTPAASPVKAASHPSASSEATAPASGMSLASPVLPVFAGQVSSAVPAPQPQPSTPNPTVIRTLSLPAVPAAAAPAPAPLPAAFSGLLPPPPPGPSAPAPAPQAAAASRTGTGTALAAASEPFASTCAAPTSHSFSAGPSAASAGPPSSAPLASVFAGLPLPFAPTSHGVAAPTPVIASAAGPQVISSPLLSALKGFLAADDPHSGSPCTTSSVVTSGLASLSSLAGPSPASSALAPSKGYAAQRPPAPAPAAFPGAQAPSAAPSASTPGPGVGGGGGGGGSGSVSQPHGPHVAASPAATAVPVMIKTEPTSPTPSAFKGPAHPGAPSHGTLGLPGALGRAYPAASVPISLSTCLNPALSGLSSLSAPLNGSSPLSSISLPPHAASAPIAPVFTALPPFTSLTSSFPLPGSASLNPPVSLPGSLMAASSAAAPAAMPLPPPSSSAAVLSGLPAPAPASAAPFPLNLSSAVPSLFSVTQGPLPASNPSYPGFSVASTPGVAPAPLPSFPGLQAPATVAAVTPLPVAASAPSPAPVLPGFASAFSSNFNSALVAQASLSSGLQAAGSSVFPGLLSLPGIPGFSQNPSQSSLQELQHNAAAQSALLQQVRSASALDSYPAQPDGFPNYPSTPGTPFPLQPGLSQSGWQ